The genomic segment CCCAGGGGGCAACTCCTGACCAAATCCTCAAATTTGGAGACTTGCAGCAGAACCCTGTCACGGCTGGGTTTACCAAGCTCACCTTGAGAGATATTTCCGCTCAGCAAGGGACAAATATCGCTGGGGTGCCCATTGGAGATGTGCCCCTCGTTTATGGCCTGACGGTTGATGAAGTCGATAACCTCTACACCAAGCTCAACAATGGCGAGAAAGTCACCGTTGATGATGCCGCCCCTGCCATTCAAGCAGCATTAGGAGTGTTGCATGACCCGTCTCAAGCAGGGAAGCACCTTCAGCAAGCGGCATTGACCACGGGCCAGAAAGAGCTGATTACCAAGCTCAGTAGGGTTCCCGCTCTCAAGGGCATTCCTCTCCAAGACCTAGCACGGGGTAACTGGCAGGGGGTAATCTCAAAGGCTGAGCAGATTGAATTAGCGGGCATTGGTAAGACGATTGGTCCCACCCTCAAGAAGCTGCCCGTCAATCAGATTGTCCCTCTCGTCGGTGATGTGATTAATGGCAACTGGCAACAAGTCCGACAGCGGGCACAAGCTTACGTTCTGGCAAAAGGGACAAATATTGCCGTCAAGGAAGTGATCAAGGCTGTCCCAGAACTGAAAGATTTACCCTTGGGCGCGGTTCCCGATCTCGTCAATCAGCCCATTGAACAGACCCTACCCAAGATTGCGGACTTGGCGATTGAGGAAATACCTGGGGTAGAGGATGAACTGATCAACTCCGTTCCGGGTCTGTCTGAGATTCCCGTCAACAAGCTGCCCTTTGACCTGGCCTTTAGCTTCCTTGCTGGAGACTTATTTGCGAGGTTTGATATCGCCTATAGCGGTGTAGAAGGGCCAGAGGAGCCATCCGTTCAACATGCCTTATCGGGTGGCAGTGAAGACCAGAAGTTTAGACCGATTAAATGCACCCTTGGCAAAACCAAAAACCAGAGAGCAGACAACTGTCCTCACTTTGAGATGCGGAAGTTTATTAGCTCTCCTCTCGCCCAAGTGACGGGGGATGATGATATTGAAGGTAAGCAATGGGTACAGGGGCACTCCAAGGGCAAGAACGGTCAAGGCGTGAAGGGTGGTAAGGGACTCATGAAGTGGGTGAATGGGGGTTGGGAACCCGCAGGCATCCATCCCTTTGGTACAGGTTCTCACACCAAGTTTGTGTTGAAGAATATTAAGGAATACCCTGATAAGCCCAGCACGGCGAGGCTGCATCTTGCCATCCAGTTCTGCTACTCCATCCCGATTCTGGGAGAGCAGTGTACCCCCCACTTCATTGTGATCCCCACTCCTTTTACCGTCCGGGAAGGGGGCTTGTTTCTAGTGGCGAGTCGAAGGAGTCTGCCTGCTGAGATTGCCAAGTTTAGAGACCGGGCATTGACGGCTGCGGGCCTCAGTCAGGTGTATTGCGACCCCAATCAGCTTATTGCCTCGACGGGTCAAAGTGATGTCTCTCCATCAGATTCAAAATATGGTCACCTTGCCTATGATGAGACCACAGGACAGCTCGTGAATGTAACCTCGGTCGATGGAGTACAGGAAACCCTAGCCCCAGATGCAGCCCAAGCCTTTGAGCAACTGAGAGCCGATGCGGCGGCTCAAGGGTTGGATATTAAAGCAGTATCAGGCTTCCGATCCGTGTCTGTTCAGCAGTCTATTTGGGATGATAAGGTGGCGAGTGCTTCTCCTGAAGTGGTTGCTAAGACTTCAGCTCCTCCCGGTCATTCAGAGCATCACACGGGTCTAGCGGTGGATGTGGGCAATAACCAGAATGCGGGTCTGAATGAGTCTTGGGCACAGACACCTGAATATGCCTGGATGGAGCAGAATGCTGAAAAGTATGGATTTGAGTTGTCATTCCCTAAAGGAAATAGTCAGGGAGTGAGCTATGAGCCTTGGCATTGGCGGTTTGTGGGGTCGAGTCAGGCTCAACAGACCTTTGCGAATGCTGCTGGGAGTCAGAATAAAGGTACTACTGCGTCATCTAATGGAGTCCTTCAACCGATTGATGGGGCGTCAGGTGCGCCGCAACTGAAGGGTATACCGGGTCAGCCAGGTGCTGTAAGTAGGCAGAATAGCTCTACTTCAACCCCCGCCGATCCTGACCATAATCTCAGGCAGTATCTCGCCCGCATCAGAATTGGAGAGAGTACTGACGGGACCAATTGGAGACCCCATCCTGAAACGGGTGCTTATGGAATTTATCAGTTCACTCCAGAGTCTAGAACTAGTCTTCTGCAACGAACAGGAATAGATGGCTGGACACGAGACCGAGCGGTTGCGGCTCAAGCAGCGGTGGAGTGGATCAAGATTATTGGTGCTGAGAAGAATGTGGATCTGATGGCTGCGATTCAGAGAGGGGATTTTGCCTTGGCGGATCGGGTGTTAGCTCCTTGGCAATGGACCTCGTTGCCGGGTGGACCTGAACAAAGTGAAGTGTGGAGCAATCCAGCGAATTTTGAGAAATATGGTCCGACTGGGGATGCTTCCACGAATGAGCCTGTTGGTGTGGCGTCTAGTGGGTTGCCTTGCAGGCCGTCACAGGTGGCTGGGGTGCCTGGAGTTCTTACGCCAGAAGGAGATGGGGTTGCGACAGGGTCATTATCTAATCCCCTCCCAGGTTATTCAACTACTAGTGAGTATGGTTACAGAACTCACCCAGTTACTGGTGTTCAGGGCAGTTTCCATGCAGGGATAGATATTGGTGCCCCACCTGGAACACCTGTAAACGCGGCTGATGGGGGAACTGTTGATTACGCAGGCTACCATCCGGGTGGGCATGGAAATCTAGTTGTGATTTACCATGGAAATGGTTTAGCAACTTGGTATGCTCACAATTCTGCTATTAATGTACGTGTAGGTCAAAATGTAACTACCGGAGACAAATTAGCTGAGGTTGGCAGTACAGGTACATCTACAGGTCCACATCTGGATTTTGGTGTTCGAACTGGTTACATTCCTGGTCAGCCCTATTCAGGACAACATCATAACCCTCGTAATTTCGTTAATTTTTGAGGTAATAGATATGTTTAAGAGGTTAATCGTTGTCTTCCCACTAATGACTTTGTTTTTTCCATTACCTGCTCGTGCAGATATGGAAAGTTGTTTTAATAGGCATCTTCAGACTTCCTTAAAAACGTTCCCCATAAAATCTGCTAAACATCAGGCCACTGTCGAACATAATGGCCTCCGCTATCACTGGTTACATGTGTATACGAGTGATACTCGTTATCCTTTGGGTGAAGCTGTTGTTGCTGAATCTTCTAATGTCTGTCAGCTTCCTGTGTTTGACGTGACAGGTAATATTCAGGATTACAATCCGTATCTTGGAGCGGAGGTTGTAGGTAAGTTCAAGAAGCAATTTGCAAAGCAACAACGCTAAATTAGCTTTTCGCTCTATCACCTCCCTGTTTTCAGTAGAAGTTATTACAAGGGCTTCTATCTCCTTTACGAAACACTACTTCCAAATCCAATCCAGATTGAGGCTCAATCTCTTGAGCAGACCGAGAGACTTCAGTCTGCTTGGTTGATAAGCACTCACCTGCCCCACCAACCCACCCTAAAATTGCATGGCGGTACATTACTACGTACCTAAATTGCGGTAAGCAACATGCAAACCCAAACAAATCAACCTCAACCCACACAGCCCCCTGTGGATCTGGGTCCGTTGTTGAGCAGTCCCTTGCCCTGGCTCTTGGGCATGATCGGGTTTCTCCTTCTGCTTGCGACCATCCTTGACAGCAAGAATGGACATGGACGGAGTAAACGCGATGCCCGATTTGCCACCCCTGGAGAGATTCGTAAAGCTCGAAGGCGAGGGCTAAAACAGATCCGAGATGCCACAGTAGATGGATGCTCCTTGAGCCTGGGGAGTGATCGCAAGCTCATCCTCACGGACTGCCAGCCTGGAATTAGCGTGATTGGCGCGAGTGGCTATGGCAAGACTAAAAGTGTCGTTGATAATTGTATTGACGATATCCTTCGACAAGGCTTTACAGGCATCATCTACGACATCAAAGGGAGTCTACAAAAGCGACATGCAGCCCTGGCCCATCGATTGGGTTATCAGCAGTATTTTTTCTGCCCTGGCAAAGCTCACACGGATAGCCTCAATCTCCTAGACTTCATCCCAGAACGGGGTGGCTCAAAAGAAGCCCTGGAACTCGCTAAGACCATCAACGCCAACTTTGAAGTACCGGGAAGTCGCAAAGATGGGTTCTTTGGTCCCCAAGGGGATAGCTTACTCAAGACCGTCTTCCTTCTTGCCAAAAGCCATGTCTATCAAGATCTGGTATCTGCCTGGGGGTTCTTGAGTTTAGAAGACCTTCCCCAACGTCTACTCGCAGCCCACCAGTATGGTCAATTTGACTTAGGGGGTGACTTAGACTTTTGGGCTAACCAAGCGGCACTGGGTTTAAGGTCCGTCTCCAAAGCAGAGAAAACCGCTGGGGGGATTGTGGGCACAGCGGTCACGAACTTCCAAGCGCTAATGGATGCCAGTGTCATCCCCTCTATTACCAGCTCCACGATTCCCTTGGACCTCCCTGGTAAACAGATCGTATGGGTGCAAATTGATGAGAACGCTGAGAGTACGACCTCGCCCTTATGTGCCGCAGTCATTCATATGTTGATGCGGCACAACCTGAACGCAGAAGTGAGTCGAGATCGGCCCTTGTTTTTGTGTTTGGATGAATTCACCTCGATCCGTTTGCCAGATATTGAGCGGTGGATAAACCTATACCGAGAGTATGGAATGTGTTGTCTACTGTCTTATCAGAGTGATGCCCAAATCAACTTGAGGTATACAAGGGACCATGCCATGTCAATTCTCAGTTCCCTTGGCACGAGAATCCACTTTCGCACAGGCCATCATTCCACTGATAAGAGCTTGAGCGACTCCCTAGGGACATTCACGGAAATCTACAAGACCCGCTCTACGGGGCATAACAGTCGTTCAGGCAGCAGTCGCAACCGCTCCGAGCAGCATCGCAAAGTCCCACTTATCACAGCGGACGAGATTGATACCTTTGAACCTGGAGAATGCCTGATCCAATCCCCAGGCTGGAAGCAACGGGCACATCGCCTGAAAGTTCCACTCAACAAAACCGATGAAGCCTTGAGAGAAGAGAATAAAGCGCTTTGGTACTCTCACATCCACCCGTTTCTGCTGTACTGTCGCCAGTCGAGAGATCTAGGCATCACACCAGAATACGTTGTCAGTGAACGTGCGGACATTGCAGAGTCGATGTTACCTACGGGGGCTGAGTTAGAGAAGCTCCATAAATCGGAAACTCTGAGCGAACGGAAAGCAGCAGTAGATTCTGTATAACTTAAACGAGGAAGATAGCCATGTCATCATCAGACGACCAAGATTTCAGAGAAATGCTGGGGGCAAGTAAAGAACTCACGCAAGCCATACTCAGCAGGGCAATCCAATCCAACTTTTTGAGACCCCCCAATGTGACCGCAACCTTTAAGCAAGCGGTGCAAGTGGCAAAGGAAGGTCAACAGCGAGGTTTCAGCCCAAAAGAACTATCAGGGGCAATCAAGCAGACGGGGTTTCTCGATGCCGTTGAAGCTCAAGGGGGTGACGTTAAGAAAGCGGAGTCCTTAGTTGCGCGTAAGGCCCAGATTTCCAATGCCGTAGACCAGTTCCCCAGCTCACCCCAGCGGGATCCGAGTATCGATAGACAGCAAGAAAGATAGCTGGCGGTACATTACTACGGGCATCAAGAATGCTCCATAAGGAGGAAATAAATAATGGAACATGAAGATAACAATATCGTTGACCAAAAAGAGGCGACTGAGAAATCTAGTCCACCCATAAAGTATCAATATCACAACTTCATTGGCGACAAATACAGAGAACTTCAGGAGAAAGAACAACTCTATTTTGAGGGTGCCCCATTAGCGTGGGTCGCCAAGAAGGGAATCCAGATTGCAGCGCTTCCAGGAGTGGCCTTTGCTGCGACCCATGCCCCGATTGTGGGTCCAGTGGTTGCGGGTGCAATATCCCAAACCACTCATCTGATGCATTCGGGGATTCATGGGATACGTGCTGATCAGATAGCCAAAAACTTTACAGATCTAGCTAGTCAAGTTCCACATGGTTGGGGTCGGCAAAGTGCATTTGATGCCTGGGCGAAAGTCAGAACCGCTGACATGTTGGCGAAGACGGATGCGTGGGCACGACCGTTGAGCGGGATTGTCGCTCCTTCCATGATCGGCAAGGGCTTGATCGACTCAGGCAAGCTGGCGGTGGGCTATTTAGCCAAAGGCATTCCAGTCGTAGTGGCCCGCCCCGTGGTTCACATGTGGAAGATGACCAACCACTATATTGACCGCACCAAGACTTGGCTGGCCGAGATGCAGCAAAGTGTTCAGCAAAGCATTCAAAAACTACAAGGGAGACAGACAACAATGGCAGACACAATCAACCAAGCCCCCACAGCAATTGAGCCAGATATGGAGCGACGGGCTGAGTATGCAAGACTGCTGTCTGAATACCACAAAGATCCAGACCTCAGTAGCTATGAGCAGATTGAGCAAAATATCCAAGGCAAACCAGAATTAGCCTTGATTTATGACGAGCATGTTGCTCACCAGGCATTGAGAGAAGGTAAAGATGTGGATGAGGCAACCGCCATCGTTGCTCAGGGTCCGAATGTGACCGATATGTCAGATAAGAATCTTCAGGATGTCTCTCCGTATTTAGCGGATGCGACGAATACTGCCTTAGAGCAGTACAACTACGAGAACTCGTCTAAAGAAGCTGAGGATAGCTTATTAGAGGCGTTGTCTGGTTTAGACCAGCGGGGTGTGGATATCTCCAGGATGGCGGTCTTTTATAACAAAGAGCAAATCTTTGGGATGCGTGGAGGAGATATTGACCGCTCCGTCACCCAGATTAGTGACCAGCAAATGGAAGATATCAAAGAAGCATTAACGAATTTTAAGGATTTTGAAGGTGAATTCAAGATTAAAGTGGGAAGCAGAGTAGTATTACACCTAAAAGAAGGTCAGAAGCTCGTTGATACCTATAATCTTGCTCCTCAAGAGAAGCAACGTGCTGAAGGTGAATTTAAGACTAAAGACCAAGTTAAACAGGAGCAAGGAAAGCCCATCGATCCACGCATAGAGAAAGTAAAGCAGCAGGGGGGGAATGTGGAACGTGCCGAGAAATATTTAAAGAGAGCCGAGCAGATTGCCAAGGCCGTTAGTAATGGTGTATCCCCCAAGCAGCCAGAGAAAGAGCCTGCCTTGGCCCACAGTGAACCGGAACTATAGGAGTTGCCATCATGCGTAAGTTCACCCGAAAACATAGGTTTCCTACCCTGCGTAATTTTATCCGCAAATATGGACCTCCCATCCTGTTGATAGGAATGGTTTATCTAGGGATCGAAGCATTTCATGCTTTTATCGACTATCTCAAGCGAACATGGGATGTAGGTGCATTGATCATGGCATGGGCTTGCGTTATCAGCTTGTTCCAAGGCACTTGGCGAATAACTTTGGGATTTTTGAGAGATTTTCGTAGTGTCCCGATTTATTCGCCATGAGTTGAAATTCCTGAAATGCTGTATTAATAGTGACTTCAGAGCATTTCTTGATGAACATTGCCCAGCGCGAACAACAGATTATCCGCATCCAATCCCAAAGCTCCTATGCCTCTATTAACGAAGCCCTGGAAGCAACCCTACGCCTGGAAGCAAGCCAAGTCACCCAGAAAATAATAGAGGCAGCACTAGACGAAGAAGTGCAAGCCTATCTATCCCAACTTCAAGGGACTCGACCTCGGCGCTCAGGTTATTATCAACGGGTTCTAGATACGCAGTATGGCAGGATCCCTCAACTGTCTGTCCCTAAACTACGTAAAGGGAACGCAGACCGAGAGTGGCAGATTTTAGAACGTTACCAACGTGCCCTTGGCAGTCTCCTCGATTTTTGCCTCGGCCTGTATGTCATGGGTTTATCGCTTCGGGACTTGCAAGAAGCTCTCTATGAGATTCTAGGAGCAGTCTTATCCGTTAATGCCATTAACCGAATTACGCTAAAAGCTCAGAAGCAAATGTTCCAAAGGCGTCAGACTCGTCTTGAGGAAACCCCTCCTATTCTGATTGTCGATGGTGTTTGGGCTAGTGTTCAGTGTTCCTCAGAAGACTTTTGGGAAGACCAAGCTGGGCATATCCGGAAACTACGCCATGCAGAAGACCGAGTCATTCTAGTCGCTATGGCAGTGTGGCCCGATGGCACCCAAACGGTGCTTCATTATGAAATGGCGACGCAAGAATCGGAGGCAGCTTGGTCACTATTCTTTGCGCATCTGTGGCAACGGGGATTGCAACCCTATTCGGTGAAGTTGATTGTGAGTGATGGTACGACTGGGTTGCCTAAGGTGATTCGTGCTCTGTTTCCCCTCGCACAACATCAACGCTGCATTACCCACAAGGTTCGAGCCATGCTGCGGCATTTAGGCTATGGGCAATTGTCGTACCTGGATGCGCAAGGACAAGAGCTTTCACTTCCTGAAGCTAAGAAACAGCGGTATGCACAAATTCAACATGATGCCTACGCCATCTATAAAGCGCCCACCTGGGAAGGGGCAGTTATTTCATTTCTGGTGTTTGAGAAAAAGTGGACAGACATCGAACCTGACGCCGTCAGAACCTTTATCAACGATTGTGCCCTGACTTTGAACTTCTATGATTTTGATGCATCTCTTCACTCACTCATTCGAACCTCAAATGCACTCGAGCGGTTGTTCCGGGAATTCCGAACCAAGGCCGATGAAATTGGTGCGTTCCCTAATGAAGAGAGCT from the Acaryochloris marina S15 genome contains:
- a CDS encoding D-alanyl-D-alanine carboxypeptidase family protein yields the protein MKQKLLAFFLASLPTLTQIAPVLAQQQQTAALSPDTPVNLPGLYYDPDPGPSPTFQQLTSAEQAGFVEIPPLPNGVQLPYQIDRAWPQGATPDQILKFGDLQQNPVTAGFTKLTLRDISAQQGTNIAGVPIGDVPLVYGLTVDEVDNLYTKLNNGEKVTVDDAAPAIQAALGVLHDPSQAGKHLQQAALTTGQKELITKLSRVPALKGIPLQDLARGNWQGVISKAEQIELAGIGKTIGPTLKKLPVNQIVPLVGDVINGNWQQVRQRAQAYVLAKGTNIAVKEVIKAVPELKDLPLGAVPDLVNQPIEQTLPKIADLAIEEIPGVEDELINSVPGLSEIPVNKLPFDLAFSFLAGDLFARFDIAYSGVEGPEEPSVQHALSGGSEDQKFRPIKCTLGKTKNQRADNCPHFEMRKFISSPLAQVTGDDDIEGKQWVQGHSKGKNGQGVKGGKGLMKWVNGGWEPAGIHPFGTGSHTKFVLKNIKEYPDKPSTARLHLAIQFCYSIPILGEQCTPHFIVIPTPFTVREGGLFLVASRRSLPAEIAKFRDRALTAAGLSQVYCDPNQLIASTGQSDVSPSDSKYGHLAYDETTGQLVNVTSVDGVQETLAPDAAQAFEQLRADAAAQGLDIKAVSGFRSVSVQQSIWDDKVASASPEVVAKTSAPPGHSEHHTGLAVDVGNNQNAGLNESWAQTPEYAWMEQNAEKYGFELSFPKGNSQGVSYEPWHWRFVGSSQAQQTFANAAGSQNKGTTASSNGVLQPIDGASGAPQLKGIPGQPGAVSRQNSSTSTPADPDHNLRQYLARIRIGESTDGTNWRPHPETGAYGIYQFTPESRTSLLQRTGIDGWTRDRAVAAQAAVEWIKIIGAEKNVDLMAAIQRGDFALADRVLAPWQWTSLPGGPEQSEVWSNPANFEKYGPTGDASTNEPVGVASSGLPCRPSQVAGVPGVLTPEGDGVATGSLSNPLPGYSTTSEYGYRTHPVTGVQGSFHAGIDIGAPPGTPVNAADGGTVDYAGYHPGGHGNLVVIYHGNGLATWYAHNSAINVRVGQNVTTGDKLAEVGSTGTSTGPHLDFGVRTGYIPGQPYSGQHHNPRNFVNF
- a CDS encoding type IV secretory system conjugative DNA transfer family protein, with translation MQTQTNQPQPTQPPVDLGPLLSSPLPWLLGMIGFLLLLATILDSKNGHGRSKRDARFATPGEIRKARRRGLKQIRDATVDGCSLSLGSDRKLILTDCQPGISVIGASGYGKTKSVVDNCIDDILRQGFTGIIYDIKGSLQKRHAALAHRLGYQQYFFCPGKAHTDSLNLLDFIPERGGSKEALELAKTINANFEVPGSRKDGFFGPQGDSLLKTVFLLAKSHVYQDLVSAWGFLSLEDLPQRLLAAHQYGQFDLGGDLDFWANQAALGLRSVSKAEKTAGGIVGTAVTNFQALMDASVIPSITSSTIPLDLPGKQIVWVQIDENAESTTSPLCAAVIHMLMRHNLNAEVSRDRPLFLCLDEFTSIRLPDIERWINLYREYGMCCLLSYQSDAQINLRYTRDHAMSILSSLGTRIHFRTGHHSTDKSLSDSLGTFTEIYKTRSTGHNSRSGSSRNRSEQHRKVPLITADEIDTFEPGECLIQSPGWKQRAHRLKVPLNKTDEALREENKALWYSHIHPFLLYCRQSRDLGITPEYVVSERADIAESMLPTGAELEKLHKSETLSERKAAVDSV
- a CDS encoding transposase; this encodes MNIAQREQQIIRIQSQSSYASINEALEATLRLEASQVTQKIIEAALDEEVQAYLSQLQGTRPRRSGYYQRVLDTQYGRIPQLSVPKLRKGNADREWQILERYQRALGSLLDFCLGLYVMGLSLRDLQEALYEILGAVLSVNAINRITLKAQKQMFQRRQTRLEETPPILIVDGVWASVQCSSEDFWEDQAGHIRKLRHAEDRVILVAMAVWPDGTQTVLHYEMATQESEAAWSLFFAHLWQRGLQPYSVKLIVSDGTTGLPKVIRALFPLAQHQRCITHKVRAMLRHLGYGQLSYLDAQGQELSLPEAKKQRYAQIQHDAYAIYKAPTWEGAVISFLVFEKKWTDIEPDAVRTFINDCALTLNFYDFDASLHSLIRTSNALERLFREFRTKADEIGAFPNEESCLAILFLVFRRDHAKHDRLKNRGE